In the Sarcophilus harrisii chromosome 1, mSarHar1.11, whole genome shotgun sequence genome, one interval contains:
- the KLF10 gene encoding Krueppel-like factor 10 isoform X2, which translates to MAEEGYGDVRPAEMIFEKPKDGRCSWNNSTEKSDFEAVEALMSMSCSWKPDFKKYTEIRPITPASDVSEETEEGLLPGTADFHAIPAFCLTPPYSPSDFEASHVPNSAVSAPSTGHYKSFADASKPLRGGDVEENDKGQLAAPRPLKAQATSVIRHTADAQLCNHRTCPMKAAGMLKHQNNVFKRRSHLSVETMRKNVPCAAVSPNRAKCESTAGAHAEEKAVAAPGDISVPSSETVICSPPLLPVSPKQKSVLVSPPAASASGVPPVPVICQMVPQMVPLPTNNPVVTAVVPNTPPSQQPALCQPVVFMGTQVPKGAVMFVVPQSVVQNPKPSVMSPNGTRLSPIAPAPGFAPSTTKVTAQIDSLRIRSHICSHPGCGKTYFKSSHLKAHMRTHTGEKPFSCSWKGCERKFARSDELSRHRRTHTGEKKFACPMCDRRFMRSDHLTKHARRHLSAKKLPNWQMEVSKLNDIASPAAPATAQ; encoded by the exons ATGGCAGAGGAGGGATACGGGGACGTGCGACCG gcagaaatgatttttgaaaaaccAAAAGACGGTAGATGTTCCTGGAACAATTCTACAGAGAAAAGTGATTTTGAGGCTGTAGAAGCCCTTATGTCCATGAGCTGCAGTTGGAAGCCTGATTTCAAGAAATACACTGAAATTAGACCAATCACACCAGCCTCTGATGTGTCCGAAGAAACTGAGGAGGGTTTGCTGCCTGGCACAGCCGACTTCCATGCCATACCAGCATTT TGTCTGACTCCACCCTATAGTCCATCAGACTTTGAAGCCTCCCATGTACCCAATTCAGCGGTGTCAGCGCCATCTACCGGACACTATAAGTCATTTGCTGACGCTTCAAAGCCTCTCCGAGGGGGGGATGTTGAGGAGAATGATAAGGGCCAGTTAGCGGCGCCGAGGCCTTTGAAAGCTCAGGCTACGAGTGTGATTCGTCACACAGCTGATGCCCAGCTGTGCAACCACAGAACCTGCCCCATGAAAGCCGCGGGGATGCTGAAGCaccagaacaatgtttttaaaagaagatctCACCTGAGCGTTGAGACGATGAGGAAAAACGTGCCCTGTGCAGCTGTGTCACCCAACAGAGCCAAGTGTGAGAGCACCGCGGGGGCCCACGCCGAAGAAAAGGCGGTGGCGGCTCCCGGTGACATTTCCGTGCCTTCCTCAGAGACTGTCATCTGTAGCCCCCCGCTACTCCCTGTCTCCCCAAAACAGAAGTCGGTGTTGGTCTCCCCGCCTGCTGCGTCAGCGAGCGGCGTGCCGCCCGTGCCAGTCATTTGCCAGATGGTCCCGCAGATGGTCCCCCTCCCTACAAACAACCCTGTTGTAACAGCAGTTGTCCCTAACACTCCACCTAGTCAGCAGCCAGCCCTTTGCCAGCCTGTTGTGTTTATGGGAACACAAGTCCCTAAAGGTGCTGTCATGTTTGTCGTGCCACAGTCTGTGGTCCAAAACCCCAAACCTTCAGTGATGAGCCCAAATGGCACCAGACTCTCTCCCATTGCTCCTGCTCCAGGTTTTGCCCCTTCTACGACAAAAGTGACCGCACAGATTGACTCGCTGAGGATAAGAAGTCACATTTGCAGTCACCCAGGATGTGGAAAgacttattttaaaagttctcaCTTAAAAGCCCACATGAGAACACATACAG gaGAGAAGCCTTTTAGCTGTAGCTGGAAAGGTTGTGAAAGGAAATTTGCCCGCTCAGATGAACTCTCGCGACATCGCAGAACACACACAGGTGAAAAGAAGTTTGCCTGTCCTATGTGTGATCGGCGATTCATGAGGAGTGACCATTTGACCAAGCACGCCCGTCGCCATCTGTCTGCTAAGAAGCTCCCCAACTGGCAGATGGAAGTGAGCAAGTTAAATGACATTGCTTCCCCGGCAGCACCTGCTACAGCACAGTGA
- the KLF10 gene encoding Krueppel-like factor 10 isoform X1, which produces MGGWTDGEERCSGGSSKRVSEAGYQPAMLNFGSSLQQPSAEMIFEKPKDGRCSWNNSTEKSDFEAVEALMSMSCSWKPDFKKYTEIRPITPASDVSEETEEGLLPGTADFHAIPAFCLTPPYSPSDFEASHVPNSAVSAPSTGHYKSFADASKPLRGGDVEENDKGQLAAPRPLKAQATSVIRHTADAQLCNHRTCPMKAAGMLKHQNNVFKRRSHLSVETMRKNVPCAAVSPNRAKCESTAGAHAEEKAVAAPGDISVPSSETVICSPPLLPVSPKQKSVLVSPPAASASGVPPVPVICQMVPQMVPLPTNNPVVTAVVPNTPPSQQPALCQPVVFMGTQVPKGAVMFVVPQSVVQNPKPSVMSPNGTRLSPIAPAPGFAPSTTKVTAQIDSLRIRSHICSHPGCGKTYFKSSHLKAHMRTHTGEKPFSCSWKGCERKFARSDELSRHRRTHTGEKKFACPMCDRRFMRSDHLTKHARRHLSAKKLPNWQMEVSKLNDIASPAAPATAQ; this is translated from the exons ATGGGGGGGTGGACAGACGGCGAGGAGCGCTGTAGCGGCGGGAGCAGTAAGCGTGTCTCCGAGGCGGGTTACCAGCCAGCCATGCTCAACTTCGGCTCTTCCCTGCAGCAGCCTTCG gcagaaatgatttttgaaaaaccAAAAGACGGTAGATGTTCCTGGAACAATTCTACAGAGAAAAGTGATTTTGAGGCTGTAGAAGCCCTTATGTCCATGAGCTGCAGTTGGAAGCCTGATTTCAAGAAATACACTGAAATTAGACCAATCACACCAGCCTCTGATGTGTCCGAAGAAACTGAGGAGGGTTTGCTGCCTGGCACAGCCGACTTCCATGCCATACCAGCATTT TGTCTGACTCCACCCTATAGTCCATCAGACTTTGAAGCCTCCCATGTACCCAATTCAGCGGTGTCAGCGCCATCTACCGGACACTATAAGTCATTTGCTGACGCTTCAAAGCCTCTCCGAGGGGGGGATGTTGAGGAGAATGATAAGGGCCAGTTAGCGGCGCCGAGGCCTTTGAAAGCTCAGGCTACGAGTGTGATTCGTCACACAGCTGATGCCCAGCTGTGCAACCACAGAACCTGCCCCATGAAAGCCGCGGGGATGCTGAAGCaccagaacaatgtttttaaaagaagatctCACCTGAGCGTTGAGACGATGAGGAAAAACGTGCCCTGTGCAGCTGTGTCACCCAACAGAGCCAAGTGTGAGAGCACCGCGGGGGCCCACGCCGAAGAAAAGGCGGTGGCGGCTCCCGGTGACATTTCCGTGCCTTCCTCAGAGACTGTCATCTGTAGCCCCCCGCTACTCCCTGTCTCCCCAAAACAGAAGTCGGTGTTGGTCTCCCCGCCTGCTGCGTCAGCGAGCGGCGTGCCGCCCGTGCCAGTCATTTGCCAGATGGTCCCGCAGATGGTCCCCCTCCCTACAAACAACCCTGTTGTAACAGCAGTTGTCCCTAACACTCCACCTAGTCAGCAGCCAGCCCTTTGCCAGCCTGTTGTGTTTATGGGAACACAAGTCCCTAAAGGTGCTGTCATGTTTGTCGTGCCACAGTCTGTGGTCCAAAACCCCAAACCTTCAGTGATGAGCCCAAATGGCACCAGACTCTCTCCCATTGCTCCTGCTCCAGGTTTTGCCCCTTCTACGACAAAAGTGACCGCACAGATTGACTCGCTGAGGATAAGAAGTCACATTTGCAGTCACCCAGGATGTGGAAAgacttattttaaaagttctcaCTTAAAAGCCCACATGAGAACACATACAG gaGAGAAGCCTTTTAGCTGTAGCTGGAAAGGTTGTGAAAGGAAATTTGCCCGCTCAGATGAACTCTCGCGACATCGCAGAACACACACAGGTGAAAAGAAGTTTGCCTGTCCTATGTGTGATCGGCGATTCATGAGGAGTGACCATTTGACCAAGCACGCCCGTCGCCATCTGTCTGCTAAGAAGCTCCCCAACTGGCAGATGGAAGTGAGCAAGTTAAATGACATTGCTTCCCCGGCAGCACCTGCTACAGCACAGTGA
- the KLF10 gene encoding Krueppel-like factor 10 isoform X3, translating into MIFEKPKDGRCSWNNSTEKSDFEAVEALMSMSCSWKPDFKKYTEIRPITPASDVSEETEEGLLPGTADFHAIPAFCLTPPYSPSDFEASHVPNSAVSAPSTGHYKSFADASKPLRGGDVEENDKGQLAAPRPLKAQATSVIRHTADAQLCNHRTCPMKAAGMLKHQNNVFKRRSHLSVETMRKNVPCAAVSPNRAKCESTAGAHAEEKAVAAPGDISVPSSETVICSPPLLPVSPKQKSVLVSPPAASASGVPPVPVICQMVPQMVPLPTNNPVVTAVVPNTPPSQQPALCQPVVFMGTQVPKGAVMFVVPQSVVQNPKPSVMSPNGTRLSPIAPAPGFAPSTTKVTAQIDSLRIRSHICSHPGCGKTYFKSSHLKAHMRTHTGEKPFSCSWKGCERKFARSDELSRHRRTHTGEKKFACPMCDRRFMRSDHLTKHARRHLSAKKLPNWQMEVSKLNDIASPAAPATAQ; encoded by the exons atgatttttgaaaaaccAAAAGACGGTAGATGTTCCTGGAACAATTCTACAGAGAAAAGTGATTTTGAGGCTGTAGAAGCCCTTATGTCCATGAGCTGCAGTTGGAAGCCTGATTTCAAGAAATACACTGAAATTAGACCAATCACACCAGCCTCTGATGTGTCCGAAGAAACTGAGGAGGGTTTGCTGCCTGGCACAGCCGACTTCCATGCCATACCAGCATTT TGTCTGACTCCACCCTATAGTCCATCAGACTTTGAAGCCTCCCATGTACCCAATTCAGCGGTGTCAGCGCCATCTACCGGACACTATAAGTCATTTGCTGACGCTTCAAAGCCTCTCCGAGGGGGGGATGTTGAGGAGAATGATAAGGGCCAGTTAGCGGCGCCGAGGCCTTTGAAAGCTCAGGCTACGAGTGTGATTCGTCACACAGCTGATGCCCAGCTGTGCAACCACAGAACCTGCCCCATGAAAGCCGCGGGGATGCTGAAGCaccagaacaatgtttttaaaagaagatctCACCTGAGCGTTGAGACGATGAGGAAAAACGTGCCCTGTGCAGCTGTGTCACCCAACAGAGCCAAGTGTGAGAGCACCGCGGGGGCCCACGCCGAAGAAAAGGCGGTGGCGGCTCCCGGTGACATTTCCGTGCCTTCCTCAGAGACTGTCATCTGTAGCCCCCCGCTACTCCCTGTCTCCCCAAAACAGAAGTCGGTGTTGGTCTCCCCGCCTGCTGCGTCAGCGAGCGGCGTGCCGCCCGTGCCAGTCATTTGCCAGATGGTCCCGCAGATGGTCCCCCTCCCTACAAACAACCCTGTTGTAACAGCAGTTGTCCCTAACACTCCACCTAGTCAGCAGCCAGCCCTTTGCCAGCCTGTTGTGTTTATGGGAACACAAGTCCCTAAAGGTGCTGTCATGTTTGTCGTGCCACAGTCTGTGGTCCAAAACCCCAAACCTTCAGTGATGAGCCCAAATGGCACCAGACTCTCTCCCATTGCTCCTGCTCCAGGTTTTGCCCCTTCTACGACAAAAGTGACCGCACAGATTGACTCGCTGAGGATAAGAAGTCACATTTGCAGTCACCCAGGATGTGGAAAgacttattttaaaagttctcaCTTAAAAGCCCACATGAGAACACATACAG gaGAGAAGCCTTTTAGCTGTAGCTGGAAAGGTTGTGAAAGGAAATTTGCCCGCTCAGATGAACTCTCGCGACATCGCAGAACACACACAGGTGAAAAGAAGTTTGCCTGTCCTATGTGTGATCGGCGATTCATGAGGAGTGACCATTTGACCAAGCACGCCCGTCGCCATCTGTCTGCTAAGAAGCTCCCCAACTGGCAGATGGAAGTGAGCAAGTTAAATGACATTGCTTCCCCGGCAGCACCTGCTACAGCACAGTGA